The DNA region ACAACTCTCAATCAAACCACCTAAAGACAATATTTGAGACATACTACAAGCAAAATCAACTCTCAATTAAATAATCTAAAAACactatttttatttaaattacaaaataatatattaataagaggtaaaaatcaccaaagtaaaaaaaaattacaaagTAAAAGAAATACCTAAAAACcttaaaaaaactaaaaaaaaaataCAACAAAAGAATAACAATCACCAAAACAAACGACAAATACATCAGGCCAAGGGATCCTACAAATAAAGGTCTAAACAACTAAACATGAACCCGCTGAAAACAAGTTGAATCTCATACCTCTAAATCCATTAATGATAGATCATAACCCATCAAGAGAATACCAAAATTACAAACCAATTCATATCTCAGAACCAATGCAAACACTCGACCGTTATTAGTGCATGTAGATGATAGGGCTCTGAAGTCACACATAAAAAAATGCAAGAATTCACTCATAATCTACTTAGAAAtcattttcaaataaaaaaaaatacgCTTCTTTTCCACCTATATCATTATTTTTGTAACTATCTCAAAGATGACATCATTACAGATTTTTCAAATAGATCCGACTACAACATGTTAAATCATAAAAAAAACctcaaaaaaaaaatctatatgCATTAGGAATAATTACAGGTCGCCTCAATGATTGGAGGATCATATACCAAATAGACAAAGCTATATATTACAAGTAATAAAAAGGTGGAAAACTGACTCAACAAACAAATCCACACAAGGGACAAGAAATCCGACTAGGAGAGATAATCACCCCTTTTTTAGATAAGTTCTCTTTAAAAGAAAGTTTGTCTTGTTAAATTGAGAAGACCAAAGAGCTTAAAAATAGCCCAACTAGCTTATATAAAGGGGATGATTATCCTCTCAACCAGAAGAAAAAAAAACCGAAATAGAAATTGAACTAACTCTCTAAATATAATAAACACAAACAATTGTGAATGTACTATCTTTAGAATACTTTCAAATTCACTCATTTCTATCTAAAAAATTTGACATCTTAAAGCGCAGAAagaaaatgttctaaaaaaaacgtattttaaaaaaaaaaactctaCCACTCAAAATTTCAAATTAGATTTCTTTAACCTCCTATCCGATATCTCCCACTAATTCATTGAACTAACCTGAATTAGATAACATATTAGGGAACTTAGTCTATCTAAAGACACTATTTGAGACTCTCCTGCCCAAGAAAAATGAATACTAAGTGTGAAGAGGATAAAGCTAAAATTAAAAGATATTGTAAGCTGCATGATTACTGGTTGGTTATATGTAATCAATTTGTTCAACAAACAATATCTCTCTTTATGACCACAGCATGCATGGCTTTTCATCTTGGACTGCTTGCGCAATGATATACTAGGAATAAAATAAAGTTGTATAGTTTATTTATGTCACCTTTTGTTTTAATATAATTATTTGTGTCACCTTTTCCTTTTATCTTTAAAATCAGGGTTACATTGATAGAGACACCTTAATAAGATGACAAAAAGTGATGTTAATTTCTAGATAACGATATTTCATCTTCTAAATAAATTAGTAAATATAAATAATTATCTTGTAAGCATGATACATTGATGATGTATATATTActttctttttaattttttttagcTAACGTGATTAATTAAAATACACGAGTGATGTACGTACAACTAATAATAAGGGATGTATAGATACAGTGATATTATAGAATGAAAATGGTTGAAATTGTGATTATGAGTAAAATATAGAGAAAAATATTAATGATAATAGTTTTTGACAGTTACAAAATGTAAGAAAATTAATTTAAATTGAATGGTTCGAGACGAAATCACTTCtaatttataaatattttaaacACTCTCAATTATCTTAAATCAATATTGAGTATTTTGTgttataaattattaaaaattaataatcTTGAATGTGTTTTAAAATGATAAGAAAATATGTAAGTGAAGATTAATTTTTAATTCAGAAACAGACAACACTTGTGAAGTATTACAGTAGGTTTAAATTAAACAATAGACAACACTAGTGAAGTGTTGTAGTAGGTTTGAATTCGAAAATAGGAAATACTTTGTGAAGTATTGTAGAATAAAAGTATGTAATTTTTGAAGAATGTTGCAGTAGGCGAAACAATATAGTTTTTGATAAAATTACgtaattaatatatatatatatatatatatatatatatatatatatatatatatatatatatatatatatatatatatatatattaattacTAGTATTTAACAAgatattaaaaaatatttaatatcctctaaattaatataaataatactaaaaaatatttataatattcTATTGTCTCTTAAGTTGAAGCTTACTAAGCTTCTAATTTGTTACAAATAATTATGAAAATACAAGATTAAGCCAAATAAAATAATGTCATAACGAAAAACCGATAAATCACTAAGAAGAACTCTCATAAAGAGATGCAACAATGAAATATGAATTAAGTTGTTTTATAGATGGAAACAAATACAAATATGACATAGGAAATGATCTCGGAAGTGATGCAGAAGGTGACACTAGAGATAACATTGGAAAAGAAGTTAGAGTGAGAAATTAGGAGAAGCATTCAAAGGGAGAGAATCAAACCAATGGAGAGAGGGGCAACAAAGAATATATATGACTAATATTGAAACCAATCATGAGAGAATCAATTGAATTCATATATTATTCAATCTTGATTTTTAAACATAAACAATATCTTAAAAACAATTTATTGATCTAACATGAGGATTTTTATCTTCAATAAAAGTTAtcattaaaaaaaacaaaaatcaCACACATTCCTATATTTTTAAAAAGTCAATAGTATAAGCTATCGATAGTTTAAAAGGAGGATGGAAACAAATTTTAAATACTTTCTTGAATTTGTAAGCATTTGcgaaagatgagaaaaagtatTATTAATAATAGCTTTTAATTTGATATATAGATTGAATTATAATCAAGAAAATCATGATAATAACAACTAAGATCATTTAAGACATTCTAAATAATATAAGATAAAAGATATTATAAAATATGTATAATATTCTAAAGAAATGTATAGTTTAGATATGTTTTTTACTTTGTATATTGAATATTTAATTGAAGTATTTTTTTTATGATTACAAAATCTATAGTCTCTGGTcaactttaaaaaaataaatcCCCCCTTTTCTCCAAAGTAACCAACTTCAACACCCACCTTATTATCTACTTTTGACTATATCCACAACACCCACCTACAAATTCCAAAAGCTAGACTATACATATTTTGTTAATATTTGTAGGAATTACCAGAACATCAAAGAAGTGATGCAGTTAGTTCAATGGTATATGAAGCAAATGCAAGAGTAAGGGACCCTGTGTATGGTTGTGTTGGAGCCATATCCTCTCTTCAGCAACAAGTTGATGTACTTCAAACCCAATTAGCACAAGCACAAGCAGAGGTTGTTCATATGAAAATGCATCAATCTTCATCATCATCAGATCAACACCAAGCATCACCATCATCAGAAAATGTGTACCAATCAAGCAAATCCTTTTCTTCACAAACCAACAATATGGTGCAATCCTTGTGGTCATTCTAGCTAGCTAGCAAAATTATCATATAGATATATTTTTACTTATAAAGAGTGAAATGGATTGTTGTTGTAGTTTTAAGCATGGAACTAATGAATGTGTTGTTAAAATTGATGATGTGATAATTTTTAAATATCGTGTCATTTATAAAATATGACATATTATCATTTAGTAACATTTGTAATGTTGATTATTAAATCAATAGCAAAAATATTTATTTGAGTATGTGTTGACCGCTAAATTACTAgcaaaataataatatttttttcacatattaaaataatatttattttaaatatataaaaaattaaagAAATAAGATATTATTAAAGTTTATTATAGGATGAgttaataaaataaaaagttaTTAAGTGATAAATATTTTGTTTGTCAACGGATCTTCAAAAGATTAATTGGTATAACCGAGTAATTGTGAATTTTTACTCATCTATATGCATTCTAAAATTTTAAAGAACATTCTtattaaaatgaaaaaaagaataATCTAAGTACTTAAAAAAAACAgataaaaaataattaaaaataaagtCACAACACTTGAAAGAAAGATAAAATACCATGGGCTCAGGGTGCAATGCTTagcaaaataataataataataataataataataataataataataataataataataataataataataataataataataataataataataaaaggatGTAATATTATAATAAGTTACATCTCATCCAATTTGAAGGAGTGCAAATAGCATAACATACTAGTCAATGTAGAACACCAAtaatactccctccgttcctttttaattattattttttagtaaaaaatttgtttttttttatttgtcGTTTTCAAAATTTAAGGTAATATTAATTATTGATTTGTCAAAATTACCTCTAATTATTtattgaagagagagaaaaagtcAAATGAGTTAACAAATAATCAAAGATATTATAGGTAAAAATATAATCATTActttaaaaataataaaaattattaaCTTTATTGATATAcgaaaaaaattaaaaagaaacaatTAAAAAGGAACTGATGGATTATTAAACTTTATCAAAATTCAGATACACTTGTATGTAGGTCAGTCAGCCACTCGTTTGTGGTGAATTTTATTTTTCCAATAAAGGTGAAGAATGCGAAAGAAAAGGGTTTTTTTTACTTAAGTAGAAATAATATTTTGATAGGTTTTTAGCTAACTCTTGCACTTTATTTGTTTTGCTGAAAAATGTTATCATTTATTTGAACTGAAAGCAGTACCAGACTCTTTGACATTGTTCTGTCAGTggagttttttttttttagagATGTTTGCGGTACGGTTTAAGTGGACATTAAAAGTTATCTTGATCGCAATTTAAAAAATGTAGCTCGATTGATTTTTAGAAAtaaaagtgaatcaaatcaaacTAAACCAATGTAATTTGAGTTGATTTGATTGGTTCgatttttcatgatttttattgagGTATACGCACATATAAAGGACAATATAGttttgtgtttagtcattcatacattatTATAAAATAACCTTATAATTATCAAATTAAGTTTATAATTTGATACGTAAATATGAATTGCGTCTTACATTTATATCTTATGTCTAAAGAACATCATACATGACTTGTATTTTTAAATAAGTTTAAAATATTATCCTGTATAATTATAATTATAAGTAAGTTGATGCATGTGCCTATTATATCCTTATAacaatataatttattttttatatagATGGATACTTTTGTAAATTAAAACTTTTCTTTTAATCTTATCTAATTAAAAATGAAAACTAAAATAAATATATAACAATTCATTTCAAATAATATtattcaaataataataataatagtatatGTGACAAACACCACATTAGGAATAAAGTAACCTTGTGAGAAAGAGAGGTTTTCTTGAAAAAATATAAGAAACCGATTCaaccacacacacacacatatatatatatatatatatatatatatatatatatatatatatatatatatatatatatagagagagagagagagagagagagagagagagttggTTATAACCATTTTTCTATTCACTTTCTCTAAAACTAGGACTTACATATTACAAGTGAATAATAACTTAACCACTACTCTAACACACTAGAGTATAACATATATATAGACTTCTAGTATATGTATGTCATGTATGATGATAACACACATACATGACATACATAAATATTACATTAGAAAGTACTTAACTAACTTAAGTTATTTGCATGCTCGAATTgacttcgactacaacatgcaCATCTTCGACTATTGCATGCTCAAACTGACTTCGACTATAACATACACAACCCTGTCGAACCAAAAAGCTTTCTATGTCGagactagagttcgatccaaaaTACTATaaatctccaccttggaacaaactctacAACATCAAGGGAAGTAACTAGCTATCATCATGCAGCTTTATCAGCTGCATACAATGAAAGAACTTGCTACTAGGAAATGACTTGGTGATCATATTAGCAGCATTATCTTCAGTTGAAACCTTCAGCACTTTCACTTATCCTTTCTCGATTTTATCCCCGGAAAAATGCAACCTACCATCAATGTGCTTGGTTCTATCATGATATTCTTCGACATATATATGACACTTTGACTATCATATTTAACACTGACAGATTGACCTTGAAGTTTCAGTTTCTTGACAAACTCGTCAAGCCACAATGTTTCTTTCACAGCTTCAATGAGGGAAATATATTCGACTTCAGTGGTCGATAAGGAAACAACTTTCTGAAGAGAGGCTTTCCAA from Lathyrus oleraceus cultivar Zhongwan6 chromosome 1, CAAS_Psat_ZW6_1.0, whole genome shotgun sequence includes:
- the LOC127128571 gene encoding LOB domain-containing protein 4 is translated as MKDGGRKQGVMTPCAACKLLRRRCAHDCVFAPYFPADEPHKFGSVHKVFGASNVNKMLQELPEHQRSDAVSSMVYEANARVRDPVYGCVGAISSLQQQVDVLQTQLAQAQAEVVHMKMHQSSSSSDQHQASPSSENVYQSSKSFSSQTNNMVQSLWSF